A single region of the Anguilla anguilla isolate fAngAng1 chromosome 17, fAngAng1.pri, whole genome shotgun sequence genome encodes:
- the grid2ipa gene encoding delphilin isoform X4, which yields MDGGDHSARRRGNGGGTPQSDLTLTPPVSALRPDREVPTRQRKMRRFLKSQKGRFSLRQSKSGTRSASKDFVLSMPLSNQGWPEEFGFRLGGSGPSYILSVEEGSSANMAGLQAGDQVLEIEGQDVSALNPQALAALAQKQKNVPPSIGVVSRIQQLDIPPGPDGRFGFTIVGDCPLLVEDCQPNSPAGRSGLRAGDFVLEVNGIPVKQHETAAAMIKASQGRTLRLGVLGMSRRIKRTSGGSLKEPGGQGGLKSGLQGSIKGPRQEGLLSGLQGGHPDSLQGGQPSSMQGDLQGGHPSSLQRDQPSSMQGGLQGCHPSSLQRDQLSSIQGGLQGQQSDMQGPVNLQSSDSVRQDRKNKAVEFNKKIEQVLGGEPEVKEKLFAALKQYAAERQVDILASALPDILTNEEHRQLLDAIRIFIPRKHRERFDEVVSQSLVGRIRRGKSLSELGQNRLRRSRSEGHPQRLLVSTRASSVPRTAVESGIVPPARGLRKTTSLIAGHTSALAPPPSSCRTVRVHKGNKSFGFTLRGHAPVWIDSVIPGSPADKAGLKPGDRILFLNGLDMRTCSHEKVVSMLQGSGAMPTLLVEDGLMGFPLVEVEPLEGRGTPPPAQRSPVLTSLQWVAEILPPSIRVNGLTFAQQLEHLLTHSERYAFCKALQAFFQHRNLDTLIVDVFLLLDTPAKQVIWQFIYQLLTYEEQEHCQSKISRFLGYRAAAAAAEPDPTPEPQRRSSSMRVTGTTHRSSVRGRSSDDCIIGTHLGKGIHQEPAEVGMGMRLTPGERQSGDGTSLPETPNLTNLSAVYAELEGVYSGKRTKSKSLKICRSPAPDPNPTLDCLEPDDLIHPAPLHSDTGSHISGPPMPWEEDLSDPQYQCYSQGGEPNPYMSLDSPPSSPPPLDYPPSPSSRRRKRFTFSRPPQSIDTSKFLDALNEQLGHHIASVDDFLSPENDYEEMSFQDEDEDEEAVFLSHDLSSPSECHSSSGGGGGGDASSLTYSSSSEHIPPPPQSPPPPPPFMFNDPPLPLSITPPEPKHAPRIQMPYQRRHPHPVPPPPPPRRSSVPHRQSLHKVLPTKEELLSHHPHPHPHQSLPSLPVTPATHSHTQQAHPGHRAHQSLPARPSPEPASPGRPLQELHPHGGRQRQPSPEPSQPQPHSHQAQKTQEMYQIEQAQQIYQAQQAQQIYQAQQAQQMYQAQQMYQAQQTQQMYQAQQTQQMYQAHQIQQAQEAQQSQQTQQVHQRHLSSEPIRQSLLQQMHQAHQAQKTQQMHQAQKTQHIHQAQQTQSQQIQPIRPTPQTHQRHSSPEPTCQHHPSPEPTRQDHPLQQIQQAQKTQQIHQAQQTQPIHQTPQTHQRHSSPEPTRQHHPSPEPTRQDHPLQQIHQAQKTQQIHQAQQTQSQQIQPIQPTPQTHQRHSSPEPTRQHHPSPEPTRQDHPLQQIHQAQKTQAQQIQPIQPTPQTHKRHSSPEPTRQHHPSPEPTQQGHPLQQIHQSYQKQQAHHSEQTKPTDLAHQIHQQHPSPEATCKSHSIQQMHQAQKSHQALQAQLKQQAQQIHQALQARQVVQNQPIQPAQQMHQTVDQSIQTHQTHKRHQSLKPTQQSHPLQQMQKTRQAQQAHQTPESLQIEPLQSAFSSCQARPSDQLSDSSNPPPPPPLPPPCEPPPLPGPNHTDSNHMNVKRLRWEQVENSEGTIWGQLGEDSDYDKLSDMVKYLDLELHFGTQKSAISLPETAVPQSETFKKKDVVEILSHKKAYNTSILIAHLKLSPAELRQVLMSMSADRLEPAHLKQLLLYSPDEDEVKQYQQYGAEPHKLSEPDQFVLQMLSVPEYKTRLRSLHFKTTLQEKLEEMKAGYECIYNASLELQTSKKLAKILEFVLAMGNYLNNGQPKTNKTTGFKINFLTELGTTKTVDGKSTFLHILVKSLSQHFPDVLGFAKDLTTVSLAAKVNQKTITTDLNDLQDTVRDIRAACQTMSATPEDRFAAVMSGFLENTHPAVQSLESLQQRAMGEFCKAASFFGEDSSATTTESFFGIFTEFIGKFERALNEIQAPEHPRSPRSPRLASPSPLAW from the exons ATGGATGGAGGTGATCACTCTGCG CGGCGACGTGGAAACGGGGGCGGGACTCCTCAGTCTGACCTCACTTTGACCCCACCGGTCTCCGCCCTCCGACCCGACCGCGAGGTCCCGACCCGCCAGCGGAAAATGAGGAGGTTCCTGAAGAGCCAAAAGGGCCGGTTCTCCCTGCGCCAGAGCAAGTCCGGCACACGGTCGGCTTCCAAGGACTTCG TTCTCTCAATGCCGCTGTCGAATCAGGGCTGGCCCGAGGAGTTTGGGTTCCGTCTGGGAGGAAGCGGGCCCAGCTACATCCTGTCTGTGGAGGAGGGCAGCAGCGCCAACATGGCGGGCCTGCAGGCGGGCGACCAGGTCCTGGAGATTGAGGGGCAGGACGTCTCCGCCCTCAACCCCCAGGCCCTGGCCGCACTGGCGCAGAAGCAGAAGAATGTCCCGCCCAGCATCGGCGTGGTGTCCCGCATTCAGCAG CTGGACATCCCCCCTGGGCCTGACGGCCGCTTTGGCTTCACCATCGTGGgagactgccccctgctggtggaggaCTGCCAGCCGAACTCGCCGGCGGGCCGGAGCGGGCTGCGGGCGGGGGACTTTGTGTTGGAGGTAAATGGGATCCCGGTGAAGCAGCACGAGACGGCGGCAGCCATGATCAAGGCGTCGCAAGGCCGCACGCTGCGACTGGGCGTGCTCGGAATGAGCCGGCGGATTAAACGAACCAGTGGAGGCAGCCTGAAGGAACCGGGAGGCCAAGGGGGCCTCAAGAGCGGCCTGCAAGGGAGCATAAAAGGGCCCCGACAAGAAGGCTTGCTGAGCGGTCTGCAAGGGGGCCATCCAGACAGCCTGCAAGGGGGCCAGCCAAGCAGCATGCAAGGGGACCTGCAAGGGGGACATCCAAGCAGCCTGCAAAGGGACCAGCCAAGCAGCATGCAAGGGGGCCTGCAAGGGTGCCATCCAAGCAGCCTGCAAAGGGACCAGCTAAGCAGCATACAAGGGGGCCTGCAAGGACAGCAGAGTGACATGCAGGGGCCAGTCAACCTGCAGAGCAGCGACAGTGTGCGGCAGGATCGCAAGAACAAAGCTGTGGAGTTCAACAAGAAG ATTGAGCAGGTCCTTGGGGGGGAGCCGGAAGTGAAGGAGAAGCTGTTTGCGGCGCTGAAGCAGTATGCCGCTGAGAGGCAGGTGGACATCCTGGCCTCCGCCCTCCCTGACATCCTGACCAATGAGGAGCATCGGCAGCTGCTAGACGCCATCAG GATCTTCATCCCGCGGAAGCACCGGGAGCGGTTCGACGAGGTGGTGTCGCAGAGCCTGGTGGGCCGGATCCGCCGGGGGAAGAGCCTGAGCGAGCTGGGCCAGAACCGGCTGAGGCGGAGCCGCAGCGAGGGGCACCCCCAGCGCCTGCTGGTGTCCACCCGGGCCAGCTCCGTGCCCCGCACCGCCGTGGAGTCCGGCATCGTCCCCCCGGCCCGCGGCCTCCGGAAAACCACCTCCCTCATCGCCGGGCACACCTCTGctttggcccctcccccctccagctgCAG GACGGTGCGAGTGCACAAGGGAAACAAGAGTTTCGGGTTCACGCTGCGAGGCCACGCCCCAGTCTGGATCGACTCGGTCATACCAG GAAGCCCGGCAGACAAGGCTGGCCTGAAACCGGGAGACCGCATCCTTTTCCTAAATGGGCTGGACATGCG gaCGTGCTCCCATGAGAAGGTGGTGTCGATGCTGCAGGGCAGTGGTGCCATGCCCACTCTGCTGGTGGAGGATGGGTTGATGGGATTCCCCCTGGTGGAGGTGGAGCCtctggaggggcggggcaccccgccccctgcccagCGCTCCCCGGTGCTGACCTCCCTGCAGTGGGTGGCCGAGATCCTGCCGCCCAGCATTCGCGTCAACGGCCTGACCTTCGCCCAGCAGCTGGAGCATCTGCTCACCCACAGCGAGCGCTACGCCTTCTGCAAGGCCCTGCAGGCCTTCTTCCAGCACCG GAACTTGGACACCCTCATTGTGGACGTGTTCCTACTGTTGGACACACCAGCCAAGCAGGTGATCTGGCAGTTCATCTACCAGCTGCTGACCTATGAGGAGCAGGAGCACTGTCAGAGCAAGATCTCCCGTTTCCTAGGTTACAGGGCCGCAG cagcagcagcggagCCTGACCCCACCCCCGAGCCTCAGCGGCGTAGCAGCTCCATGCGCGTTACTGGGACGACCCACAGGAGCAgcgtgagggggcggagctccgaCGACTGCATCATCGGCACTCACCTGGGCAAGG GAATACACCAGGAGCCAGCAGAGGTTGGGATGGGGATGAGGCTGACCCCGGGGGAGAGGCAGTCTGGAGACGGGACATCCCTCCCAGAGACACCCAACCTGACAAAC TTGTCTGCAGTGTATGCTGAGTTAGAGGGTGTGTATTCAGGGAAAAGGACCAAGTCTAAATCTCTGAAGATTTGTCGCAGCCCTGCCCCTGATCCTAACCCCACCCTCGATTGTCTGGAACCCGATGACCTGATACACCCTGCGCCTCTGCACTCtgatacag GAAGTCATATTTCGGGGCCCCCCATGCCCTGGGAGGAGGATCTGTCTGACCCTCAGTACCAGTGTTACTCGCAGGGTGGAGAGCCCAACCCCTACATGAGTCTGGACAGTCCCCCGTCCTCGCCGCCACCCCTGGACTACCCCCCTAGCCCCTCCTCTCGCCGCAGGAAGCGCTTCACCTTCTCCCGCCCCCCTCAAAGCATCGACACAAGCAAGTTCCTGGATGCCCTGAACGAGCAGCTAGGCCATCACATCGCCTCTGTGGATGACTTCCTGTCTCCTGAGAACGACTACGAGGAG ATGAGCTTCCAGGATGAGGATGAAGACGAAGAGGCGgtcttcctgtcacatgacctgagCAGCCCAAGCGAGTGCCACAGCAgcagtgggggtggtgggggcggagACGCCAGCTCCCTCACCTACTCCTCCAGCTCGGAGCAcatccctccaccccctcagtccccacctcctcccccgcccTTCATGTTCAATGACCCACCCCTTCCCCTTAGCATCACCCCTCCTGAGCCCAAGCACGCTCCCAGAATACAGATGCCATACCAGCGCCGCCACCCCCACCcggtccctccccctcctccgccaCGCCGCTCTTCCGTACCCCACCGCCAGTCCCTGCACAAGGTCCTGCCCACAAAGGAGGAGCTGTTGagccaccacccccacccccacccccaccagtctCTCCCATCCCTTCCTGTGACCCCGGCCACGCACAGCCACACCCAGCAGGCTCATCCAGGCCACCGAGCCCACCAGTCCCTCCCGGCACGGCCCTCTCCAGAGCCTGCCTCGCCTGGACGGCCTCTCCAGGAGCTTCACCCCCATGGGGGTCGTCAGCGGCAGCCATCTCCTGAACCCTCGCAGCCTCAGCCGCACTCTCACCAAGCTCAAAAGACTCAAGAAATGTATCAAATTGAACAAGCTCAACAAATTTACCAAGCTCAACAAGCTCAACAAATTTACCAAGCTCAACAAGCTCAACAAATGTACCAAGCTCAACAAATGTACCAAGCTCAACAAACTCAACAAATGTACCAAGCTCAACAAACTCAACAAATGTACCAAGCTCATCAAATTCAACAAGCTCAAGAAGCTCAACAGAGTCAACAAACTCAACAGGTTCATCAACGTCACCTGTCTTCTGAGCCCATTCGGCAAAGCCTGCTCCAGCAAATGCACCAAGCCCACCAAGCTCAAAAAACTCAACAAATGCACCAAGCTCAAAAAACTCAACATATACACCAAGCTCAACAAACTCAATCTCAGCAGATTCAACCAATTCGTCCAACTCCTCAGACTCACCAACGTCATTCATCCCCTGAACCAACTTGCCAACATCACCCATCTCCTGAGCCTACTCGGCAAGACCACCCACTCCAGCAAATACAGCAAGCTCAAAAAACTCAACAAATACACCAAGCCCAACAAACTCAACCGATTCATCAAACTCCTCAGACTCACCAACGTCATTCATCCCCTGAACCAACTCGCCAACATCACCCATCTCCTGAGCCTACTCGGCAAGACCACCCACTACAGCAAATACACCAAGCTCAAAAAACTCAACAA ATACACCAAGCCCAACAAACTCAATCTCAGCAAATTCAACCGATTCAACCAACTCCTCAGACTCACCAACGTCATTCATCCCCTGAACCAACTCGCCAACATCACCCATCTCCTGAGCCTACTCGACAAGACCACCCACTACAGCAAATACACCAAGCTCAAAAAACTCAAGCTCAGCAAATTCAACCAATTCAACCAACTCCTCAGACTCACAAACGTCATTCATCCCCTGAACCAACTCGCCAACATCACCCATCTCCTGAGCCCACTCAGCAAGGCCACCCACTCCAGCAAATTCACCAATCCTATCAAAAGCAACAAGCTCACCATTCTGAGCAAACTAAACCGACAGATCTGGCTCATCAAATTCATCAACAACATCCATCCCCTGAGGCCACTTGTAAAAGCCATTCAATTCAGCAGATGCACCAAGCCCAAAAATCTCACCAAGCTCTCCAAGCTCAACTTAAGCAGCAAGCGCAACAAATACACCAAGCCCTTCAGGCCCGCCAGGTTGTTCAAAATCAACCAATTCAACCAGCTCAACAAATGCACCAGACGGTTGACCAGAGTATTCAGACCCACCAAACTCACAAACGGCACCAATCTCTTAAGCCCACTCAACAAAGCCATCCACTCCAGCAAATGCAGAAAACTCGCCAAGCTCAGCAAGCGCACCAGACTCCTGAGAGTCTCCAAATTGAGCCCCTGCAGTCCGCATTCTCTTCATGCCAGGCCCGCCCTTCTGACCAGTTGTCCGATTCGTCCAATCCCCCACCACCtccgcccctcccacccccatgtGAGCCGCCCCCCTTGCCCGGCCCTAACCACACGGACTCGAACCACATGAATGTTAAGCGTTTGCGCTGGGAGCAGGTGGAGAACTCCGAGGGCACCATCTGGGGACAG CTTGGTGAGGACTCTGATTATGACAAGCTGAGTGATATGGTGAAGTACCTGGACCTTGAGCTCCACTTTGGAACACAGAAGAGTGCCA TCTCTCTTCCAGAAACAGCAGTCCCCCAGTCCGAGACTTTCAAAAAGAAAGACGTGGTCGAGATCCTCTCGCATAAAAAAGCCTACAACACTT ccattttgattgcGCACCTGAAGCTGTCCCCCGCGGAGCTGCGGCAGGTGCTGATGAGCATGAGCGCGGACCGGCTGGAACCCGCCCACCtgaagcagctgctgctgtACTCGCCCGACGAGGACGAGGTCAAGCAGTACCAGCAGTACGGCGCGGAGCCACACAAGCTGAGCGAGCCCGACCAGTTCGTCCTGCAG ATGCTGTCCGTGCCGGAGTATAAGACTCGTCTGCGTAGCCTGCACTTTAAGACCACTCTCcaggagaagctggaggagatgaAGGCCGGCTATGAGTGCATCTATAATGCCTCCCTGGAGCTTCAGACAAGCAAGAAACTGGCCAAGATCCTGGAG TTTGTTCTGGCCATGGGGAATTATCTGAACAACGGTCAGCCGAAGACCAACAAGACCACAGGCTTCAAAATAAACTTCCTCACCGAG CTCGGCACCACCAAAACAGTGGACGGGAAGTCCACGTTCCTGCACATCCTTGTCAAATCCCTGAGCCAACATTTCCCTGATGTTCTGGGCTTTGCCAAGGACCTGACAACCGTATCGCTCGCTGCTAAGG TTAATCAGAAAACCATCACCACAGACCTGAACGATCTCCAGGACACCGTCCGTGACATCAGAGCCGCCTGCCAGACGATGTCAGCCACGCCCGAGGATCGCTTCGCCGCGGTGATGAGT GGCTTCCTGGAGAACACGCACCCGGCCGTGCAGTCGCTGGAGTCGCTGCAGCAGAGGGCCATGGGAGAGTTCTGCAAGGCCGCCTCCTTCTTCGGGGAGGACAGCAGTGCCACCACCACCGAGAGCTTCTTCGGCATCTTCACTGAATTCATCGGCAAGTTTGAG AGGGCGCTGAATGAGATCCAGGCCCCAGAGCACCCCAGGAGCCCCAGGAGCCCCAGA